ACCGATCGCGGCCGAGCCGGCCGAGGTCGAGTACGGGACCGCCGTCACGAGCTGGTCCTTCGCCCGCATCCCGCGCCGGGATCGGCCGGTGCTGGTGTTCGTCGAGTCCAACACCACCGGCACCGGGATGTTGATGCTGCGCACGGCTGTGCGCCTCGGGGTGGAGCCGGTGCTCTTCGCGAAGGACCGGGAGCGCTACCCGGGCCTGGCCGAGACCGGCTGCCGGGTCGTGGTCTGCGACACCGACGACGCCGCCGCGCTGCACGACGTCGTGGCGGAGACGGTGGCCGGACGCACCGTCGCCGGTGTGACCACCACCAGCGAGTTCTACCTCGAACACAGCGCGCGGCTGGCGGCGCGGCTCGGCGTGCCGGGCAACCCCGTCGACGCGATGGCGGCCTGCCGCAACAAGGCGTTGACCCGCCGGGTGCTCGCGGACGTCGGCATCGGCCAGCCGCGGTTCTCGGCCGTGAGCGAGCCGTCCGAGGTCGACGCCGCCATCGCCGCGGTCGGCCTGCCTTGCGTGGTGAAGCCGGTCGGTGAGTCGGGTTCGCACGACGTGCTGTGGTGCCCGGATGCCGAGACCGCCGCCGCGCACGCCGCGAAGGTCCTCGCGGTCACCCGGAACGTGCGCGGCCAGGAGACCGCGCGCACGGCGCTGGTCGAAGAGTACGTCGCAGGGCCGGAATACAGCGCGGAGATGTTCTGCGTGAACGGCGAGGTCTACTGCGTCGGCGTCACCGAGCGGACGCTCAGTGCGCTGCCGCACTTCGTGGAGACCGGCCACCTGTTCCCGGCCGCTCTGGACGAGATCAAGGCCCGGGAGATCTCCGAGGCGGCCGGGCAGGCGCTCAAGGCGCTCGGCTTCGAGCGCGGCGCGGCGCACGTGGAGCTCAAGACCGCCGACTGCGGCCCGGTCGTGGTGGAGGTCAACGCGCGCCCGGCCGGCGGGATGATCCCGGAACTGGTCCGCCTGGCCACCGGGATCGACCTGATGGACCAGCAGGTGCGCAGCGCCGCGGGCCTCCCGGTGAGCCTCGCGGCGACCCGCGCGAAGCGGGCCGGCATCAGGTTTCTGACCGTGCCGGCTCCGGGGCGCCTGCTCCAGGTGACCGGCGTGGAGCGGGCGCGGGCGGTGGCCGGCGTGGACCAGGTCACGGTCACCGGCGTCCCCGGGCAGGCGGTGCACGCGGTACGCGACGCATACGACCGACTCGGCTACGTCATCGCGTCCGGAGAGAGCGCCGAGGAGGTGCGGCGGGCGCTCGACGAGGCCGTCGCGCAGCTGAACGTCGTGGTCGAGGCCGACCTGGGGTAAGGCGGGGACAAAAGCCGATCGCCGCTCCGGAGTCTTCCGGAGCGGCGATCGGCTTGCCTCGTGGGCAGTGCCGGCGGGCCTCGTGGGCCTTCGGCGGTCGGGCCTTGTGGGCCGCGCACCTCCTTCTTCGGGGTCTGTTCCTACTCCCAGGACGTGTTGTCCGGCTCGGCCGGCGGCACCGGGGTGCCGCTCGTGGTGGAACCGTCGGCCAGAATGTGCGCGGCCACCGTCGCGCCGTGGTGCGCGGTGACGCTGAGCACGCCCGGTCCGAGCGCGAGCAGGCCCGCCGCGGACGCGATCCCCGCCATCGCCTTGATGCCCTTGACCATGTCCATCGCGGTTTCTCCAGTCTGCGCTCGGATGGTGCGCCGATGCCGTTTCCGGCCAACTGGAATGAAGTTAAGACGGCCTGCTTTCGGTACTCCTTCCAAGCCTTATCCATCCGCTATCAACGGTGGATCATCAGAATTCAGATTGCCTCGATCCGGCGCCCGGAGGTCGCGGCGGGGGGTCTCGGACCGATAGCGCGGCGAAGCCGTTCCGATCGAACGCCGCTGCACACTGCCCATGTCAGGCCCCGGACCACGCCGGCGAATCGGCGGCCGGCCTGGCTGTCGGCAAAAGTGCCGGATGGTGAACGGCCGGACTCGGGAGAAGCTCGCAATGCATGAAGACGATGTGGAGATCGAGGACGTATACCCGCTCTCGGCGCTCCAGGCAGGGCTGCTGTATGAGGAGTCGAATGTCGCGCCCGGCGCGGCTCGCCCTTATCTGGTGCAGCAGGTCGATCGTTTCACCGGAGCCATCGATGTCGGCATCCTGATAGCGGTCTACGAGTCCCTGGTGGACCGGCACCCGGCGCTGCGCACGGGTTTCGAGTGGGCCGGGGACGAGCCGCGGCAGCTGGTGCGGCGCGCGGCGCGGCTCCCGGTGACCCGTCTCGACTGGTCGGCGATCGCACCCGGGCGGCGCGAGGCCGAACTCGCCGCGCTCATCGAGCAGGACCGGCGCACCCCCTTCGACCCGGCGTGCCCGCCGCTGGCCCGGCTCACCGTCGTCAGCCTGTCCGGCACCGAGCTGCTCACCCTCTTCACCGTCCATCACATCCTCGTGGACGATCAGAGCCTGACCGTGCTCGACGCGGAGTTCGACGAGCTCTACCGCGCCGCGGTCTCGGACCGCGAGGCCGCGCTGCCGCCGGCTCCGTACTTCGCCGACTTCATCCAGTGGCAAGCCGATCGGCGGCGCGAGCTGACCGACGAGGACGCCCGGGCCGCTGCGGCGCGGTTCGCCGACCTCGCGCAGCTCGGCCCGCTCACGCTCGGCTCCGCGCGTTCGGCCGCCGCGTTCGAGCGGGTCACGCTGCGGATGACGGCCGAGGAAGAGGCCTCGCTCACCGGCTTCGCCCGCCGGGCCCGGGTCTCGATGAGTTCGCTGCTGCACGGTGCCTGGGCGTTGGTGCTCAGTGGCCTGACCGGCGGTGACGAGGCCGTCTTCGGTTTCACCGCGACCCAGCGGCCCAAGGCCGTTCCCGGCGTGGACCGCCTGGTCGGCGCCTGCATCGCGACTCTGCCGGTGCGTCTCGCGGTGGACCGCGCGGCCAAGGCCGGGGATTGGCTGCGCGGGGTGCAGCGGGAACTGGTGGATGCCTGGAGCGACGAGGCGCTGCCCTTCCTGGACGGCCGGCTGCTCGGTCGCCGCGGCGAGGACGCCGGGGCGCGCATCGAGTCGATCTTCGTGGTGGAGAACGGCACGGCCGTCATCCACGACCTGCCCGGCGTCGAGCGCACCCGCCTCGACTCGATCGGCTGGACCGGCTATCCCGTCGTCGTCGACGTCGGTTTCATCGACGGCCTGCACGTGGACGTCACGGTGGACGGGTCACGCGCCGACGCCGCGGCCGCCCGCCGCCTTGCCGAGCGCTTCCGGCACGTGCTTCACGCCCTGGCCGCGGACCGCGATGCCCTGGTGGGCACGGTCGACCCGCTGCTGCCGGACGAGCGCGAGCAACTGCTCCGCTGGGGGACCGGCGCCGCTCTGGCCGCCGACGCGAAAGGAGTCGCCGAGCGCTTCGAGCAGCAGGCCGCCCGCACCCCGGACGCGATCGCGGTGGAGTTCGAGGGGCGCAGTGTCTCCTACCGCCGGCTCGACCAACGGGCGAACCGCCTGGCGCGTACCCTTCGCGAGCACGGGGTGGGTGCTGAGGTATTCGTCGCCTTGGCGATGGAGCGCTCCGTCGAGCTCCTCGTGGCCTTCCTCGCGACGCTCAAGGCCGGCGGCGCCTACGTGCCGATCCCGGCGGCGTACCCGCTCGCGCTGGCCCGGGCAGTGCTGGCCGACCTCCAGCCGGCGGTGCTGTTGACCGACGCCGTCCATGTGCGCGGCGAGGTGGTGCCGGGGCTCGCGGACACCGGTCTACCGGTGATCGTGGTCGACGACGCCGACGCCGAGTCACCCGGCGACGACTCGGGCCTGGGCCTCGACTGCCCGCCGGATCAACTCGCCTACGTGATGTTCACCTCGGGGTCCACCGGAACCCCCAAGGGCGTGGCGATCACTCACGGGAACATCATCACCCTGACGGACGACGCGTGCTGGCGCAACGGCAACCACGACCGGGTCCTGATGCACTCGCCGCACTCCTTCGACGCCGCCACCTACGAGATGTGGGTCCCGCTGCTGCACGGCGGCACGGTCGTGCTGATGCCGCCCGGCGCGGTGGACACCGACAGCCTCACCCGTTGCCTGGAGACCGCGGACGCCACCGGCATGTACCTGACCAAGGCCATGTTCGATGTCTTGGTCGCCGAGTCGCCGCGCACCCTCTCGCTGGTGCGCGAGGTGTGGACCGGCGGCGAGGAGGCCTCGCTGCGCTCGATGAACACCGTCGGGCAGCTGTGCCCCGACCTGTCAGTCCTGCACGTCTGGGGGCCCACCGAGACCACCGTGTTCGCGACCTACCGCCTGGTGGGCGCCGGCGGCTACGAGGGTTCGGTCTCGATCGGCGCCCCGATGGACGACACCCGCGTCTACGTGCTCGACGGCGGCCTGCGGCTGCTGCCGCCCGGTACTGTCGGCGATCTCTACGTGGCCGGGCCGCGACTGGCCCGCGGCTACGTCAACCGTCCCGCCGTGACCGCGCAGGCCTTCCTGCCCGACCCGTTCGGGGAGCCCGGCTCGCGGATGTACCGCACCGGCGATCTGGCCCGCTGGAACGCAGAGGG
This genomic window from Actinospica robiniae DSM 44927 contains:
- a CDS encoding pyridoxal-phosphate dependent enzyme, whose product is MRHSSIIDAIGHTPLVRLRIDAPEGVEAYAKLEMLNNFAMKDRVARQVIAEARRTGALAEGAPIVESSSGTMALGLALVGTHLGHPVHIVTDPRIDPITLAKLTTLGCEVHVVEAMTGQGWQSARLERLAELMAGLPGAFWPRQYSNPQNPAAYRTLADELVADLGGLDVVVGAVGSGGSLCGTSRALLERLPELKVVGVDCVGSVLFAQPDVPSRKQSGLGNSLFPDNIDYTLFDEVHWLSDDEAFDATHRLAREQKIFGGNTSGSVYRILSHLARNAAPGTKLVGIMPDRGDRYVESVYTHRPAGPIAAEPAEVEYGTAVTSWSFARIPRRDRPVLVFVESNTTGTGMLMLRTAVRLGVEPVLFAKDRERYPGLAETGCRVVVCDTDDAAALHDVVAETVAGRTVAGVTTTSEFYLEHSARLAARLGVPGNPVDAMAACRNKALTRRVLADVGIGQPRFSAVSEPSEVDAAIAAVGLPCVVKPVGESGSHDVLWCPDAETAAAHAAKVLAVTRNVRGQETARTALVEEYVAGPEYSAEMFCVNGEVYCVGVTERTLSALPHFVETGHLFPAALDEIKAREISEAAGQALKALGFERGAAHVELKTADCGPVVVEVNARPAGGMIPELVRLATGIDLMDQQVRSAAGLPVSLAATRAKRAGIRFLTVPAPGRLLQVTGVERARAVAGVDQVTVTGVPGQAVHAVRDAYDRLGYVIASGESAEEVRRALDEAVAQLNVVVEADLG